Part of the Oerskovia paurometabola genome is shown below.
AGTCTACCGCACCGGGCGTGACGCCCGGTCCCTCGCCGGCCACGCTGCACGGCGCGGGACCCGCCAGGTGCCGCCGGGTGCCGGTCAGTCCCCGAGGATCTGCCGGATCCGGTCGAGGCGCTCGGTCACCGACCGCTCGAACCCGCGGTCGGTCGGTGTGTAGTAGCGCGTGCCCTGCAGGACGTCGGGCAGGTACTGCTGGCGCGCGACCGCGTGCGGGGCGTCGTGCGCGTACTTGTACCCCTTGCCGTGCCCCAGCTCCTTGGCCCCGGCATAGTGTGCGTCGCGCAGGTGCGCGGGCACCGTCCCGACCTTGCCCGCGCGCACGTCCGCGAGCGCCGCGTCGATCCCGAGGTAGGCCGCGTTGGACTTGGGTGCGGTCGCGAGGTGCACGACGGCCTCCGCGAGGATGATCCGGGCCTCGGGCATCCCGATGAGCGCGACGGCCTGGGCGGCCGCGACCGCGGTCTGCAGCGCGCTGGGATCGGCCATGCCGACGTCCTCCGCGGCCGAGATGACGATCCGCCGGGCGATGAACCGCGGGTCCTCCCCCGCGGCGATCATGCGCGCGAGGTAGTGCAGGGACGCGTCCACGTCGGAGCCGCGCACGGACTTGATGAAGGCGCTCGTGACGTCGTAGTGCTGGTCCCCGTCGCGGTCGTAGCGCACGGCGGCGACGTCGATCGCCCGCTCCATGGTCTCGAGGTCGACGACCACGGTCCCGTGGTCCTCGCCGGGCGTCCCGGCGGCCTCGTCCTCTCCCGGTGAGCCGTCCTCTCCCGGCGCGTCGTCCTGCCCGACGGCGTCGCTCGCGTCCGGCGCGTCGTCGTCGGGCTGGGCGGTGGTGCGCACGGGCGCGTCCGGGAACTCGGAGAGCGCGGCGCCCGCGGCGGCCTCGAGGATCGTCAGGGCCTTGCGGGCGTCGCCGCCCGCGAGGCGGACCAGGTGCTCCTCGGCCTCCTCCGCGAGGGCGACGGCCCCGCCGAGCCCGCGCTCGTCGACCAGCGCCCGGTGCACCAGGGCGCGCACGTCGCCCGACGTGAGGGGCTTGAGCGTGAGCAGGAGCGAGCGCGAGAGCAGCGGGGAGTTGACCGAGAAGCTCGGGTTCTCGGTCGTGGCCGCCACGAGCGTGACCCAGCGGTTCTCCACGCTGGGCAGCAGCGCGTCCTGCTGGGACTTGGAGAAGCGGTGGACCTCGTCGATGAACAGGACCGTCTCCTCGCCGCCGGTCGCGAGGCGCCGACGCGCGTCGTCGA
Proteins encoded:
- a CDS encoding replication-associated recombination protein A, with translation MDLFDAATSGTQGTPRPGPGAPLAVRMRPAALDEVAGQEHLLVAGSPLRRLIEVDGPGASRAAPGSVILWGPPGTGKTTLAYLIATTSGRRFVELSAVTAGVKDVRQVIDDARRRLATGGEETVLFIDEVHRFSKSQQDALLPSVENRWVTLVAATTENPSFSVNSPLLSRSLLLTLKPLTSGDVRALVHRALVDERGLGGAVALAEEAEEHLVRLAGGDARKALTILEAAAGAALSEFPDAPVRTTAQPDDDAPDASDAVGQDDAPGEDGSPGEDEAAGTPGEDHGTVVVDLETMERAIDVAAVRYDRDGDQHYDVTSAFIKSVRGSDVDASLHYLARMIAAGEDPRFIARRIVISAAEDVGMADPSALQTAVAAAQAVALIGMPEARIILAEAVVHLATAPKSNAAYLGIDAALADVRAGKVGTVPAHLRDAHYAGAKELGHGKGYKYAHDAPHAVARQQYLPDVLQGTRYYTPTDRGFERSVTERLDRIRQILGD